ATATATTTCTTCTTACCCCTGCAGCCGGTTTTTATGGCCGGAAATAATCATTTTCAGGGATATCCTGACAGGAGAAGTCTCTTGGCTGAAAACGGTAAAATTTGTTTTTTGCTTGTCAACACCTATCTTTTTCAAAATTTTACTTGTAACGCTCTTACTACCGGGACTGATCAATGGCTTCAAAACCATCAACACCATCTGCCAGAAACAGGACCCTGATTGTCGTCGAATCCCCCTCAAAGGCAAAAACAATCAATAAATACCTTGGTGACAAGTATACCGTTTTCGCATCGGTAGGCCATATCAAGGATCTGCCAAAAAAGGAGATTGGTCTTGATTTTGACCATCATTACGAACCGAGATATGAAATTATTCCTGGAAAGGAAAAGGTCGTCCATCAGTTAAAAAAACTGGCCGCAGAAGCTGATTCCATCCTCATCGCGACTGACCCTGACCGCGAGGGTGAGGCTATCGCATGGCATATCTCCAAAGAAATCGGAGTAACCAGCAAACCGGTATCCCGCGTACTTTTTAATGAAATTACAAAAACCGCAATCATTGCGGCAATTCAGGCTCCGCGACAGATCGACGACCGCCTTGTGCGCTCCCAGCAAACCCGTCAGGGCCTTGACAAGATCGTGGGCTACAAAATCAGCCCTTTTTTGTGGAATGTAGTGCTGCGCGGCCTTTCGGCTGGCAGGGTACAGTCGGTCGCGCTGCGATTGATCTGCGAACGTGAAGCGGAGATCAGCCGCTTCCAGATACAGGAGTACTGGTCGATTGCGGCTGAGTTTGTAACGGCAGGCAAGGAGTCTTTCAAGGCAAGGCTGATACGCTTTGAGGGTGACAAGCCGGAGATAGCCAATCAAAAGCAGGCGGAAGCGTTGGCGGCTCTCATCAGAAAAGGCAATTTTGCAGTACGCGAAATCGCTCCACGCGTCCAGCAGCGTAAACAGCCTCTGCCTTTCACCACTTCGCTCCTCCAGCAGGCGGCCTCAAACCAGCTCGGATTTGGCTCCAAGAAAACCATGGGAGTGGCACAACAGCTCTATGAAGGCATTGACCTTGGCAAAGAAGGCACGACGGGTTTGATCACCTATATGAGAACCGATTCAACTCGCATCGGTGAGGAGGCGATTGCTGAGGCAAGAAGCTATATCAACCAGCAGTTCGGCAAGGAGTATATCGGTTTCGGTGGAGCGGCAAAGCCCGGAAAAAATGCCCAGGATGCACACGAAGCCATACGGCCAACATCGATTTTTAACAAACCCGACCAGGTCAAACCCTACCTTTCTGCCGATCAGTTTAAATTATACGAATTAATCTGGAAGCGTTTTCTCGCCTCCATGATGTCAGCGGCTAAAATCGAACAGACCAGGGTTGATGTTGAGGACAGCGCTTCAAAATTCCTCTTCAGGGCAACAGGCAGCAGAGTGCTTTTCCCCGGCTTCATGCGTGTCTATGACGACCAGAAGGAGCTTGACTACGAAGCCCAGACCTCAACGAAGGAGGAGGTTGAAAA
The DNA window shown above is from Pelodictyon phaeoclathratiforme BU-1 and carries:
- the topA gene encoding type I DNA topoisomerase, yielding MASKPSTPSARNRTLIVVESPSKAKTINKYLGDKYTVFASVGHIKDLPKKEIGLDFDHHYEPRYEIIPGKEKVVHQLKKLAAEADSILIATDPDREGEAIAWHISKEIGVTSKPVSRVLFNEITKTAIIAAIQAPRQIDDRLVRSQQTRQGLDKIVGYKISPFLWNVVLRGLSAGRVQSVALRLICEREAEISRFQIQEYWSIAAEFVTAGKESFKARLIRFEGDKPEIANQKQAEALAALIRKGNFAVREIAPRVQQRKQPLPFTTSLLQQAASNQLGFGSKKTMGVAQQLYEGIDLGKEGTTGLITYMRTDSTRIGEEAIAEARSYINQQFGKEYIGFGGAAKPGKNAQDAHEAIRPTSIFNKPDQVKPYLSADQFKLYELIWKRFLASMMSAAKIEQTRVDVEDSASKFLFRATGSRVLFPGFMRVYDDQKELDYEAQTSTKEEVEKELTVKLPERLAVNEPLALDDLDQKQSFTRPPARYSEATLVKDLDHFGIGRPSTYASIFSTLQDRRYVELEKKKIVPTELGKDVSLILVANFPDLFNVDFTAFMENELDKVASGEDEYEKVLDSFYKPLEAVLHLRKSNPIVPQNSEPVTCEKCGEGLMVVKWTANGKFFGCSCYPKCKNIKAISNNKAKPVDSAILCPSCKEGHMLLRSGRFGTFLACSGYPKCNTLLNLNKQRHIEPMKTPPVLTTLLCPKCGSPLYLRSGKRGLWLGCSKFPKCKGRLAWSTLDEKAQHHWEAIMAEHQKAHPTVQLTMIDGKAVPMTIPVDEIILKAEEAGLITSPSEEIVEITP